DNA sequence from the Coffea eugenioides isolate CCC68of chromosome 9, Ceug_1.0, whole genome shotgun sequence genome:
TTTCTTAATTGTTGACCATGCCATGAGTTTCCAATTTGCAATGTGGAAATTGACTTTGGATGGCTCCCAGAATTAATCTTTCAGTGGATTTGCTGTAGTCAtcttttctaaaaatcaaaacaacTTGTATAATCTTTAAATGCCAGTtccttgcttttattttatttgtagtTATGGACCATTGCAGTTGGTGGGGAATGTGAGGGCAATGAGGGGAGATAGGGAAGTTTACTATTTGTTTGTCCTTATATCTATCTTTTTGGAAGTGGGATCTTGCCATGCTTGTTTAATGATCTGTCTCCGGATGAGCAATGTATCAGAAGCTTGGAGTATATTGTTGGTGCAATAATGATTTTACAAAGGTGGAAATCTATATATTATAGATATTTGAATCAGAATTtggaaaaagagaggaaaaatatTTGGAGAGAGTATTTTAATTCATGTCAGTACTGGGAGTATTAGGTTCTACCAAGGTTGAGCATCCTAAGAAAAGCTGTTGAATCTTATATGATTTGAATAGAATCTAAGATGGAAGTGGCGACGAGAATTAGGTTCTCACTCTGACCTAACAGCTAAAGTTGGTTGTGGAATCTTGGATGGTTGCGTTAATTTGGATAGTTTTGCATCTTTTGAGTTCTGGAAGAAAATTGTTATCTTAGGCACAACAAAATATATGCTGGAATGACCACTTCTTTGGATATTGGACTGGCTTATATTTGAGGTTCATATGAAATTGCAAATGCCTATATTTGGTATTGACATGTAATTACCATtcgtctttttttttgggttggctTTGTTCAACGATTTGTAGAAGTTATCTCTTATCTTTTATTGTTGTTTTACCCCTTTCTGCAGCATGGAGTACTACATGCAAAAGACCTACTACAAGACAGCGTCACTGATTTCAAACAGCTGCAAAGCAATTGCCCTTCTTGCTGGGCAAACTGCAGAAGTTGCAATGTTGGCTTACGACTATGGCAAAAACTTGGTTCGTATGCCTTTTACAGTACTTTTCTACTGGTAATTATTATAGGCGGAGAACATATGCCATCTCGTATCCGTAGACAAGTTTCAAGGCATTGAATTTGGGAATGAAATTAATTTTGAGTTTCATGCAATTAGTTGATTCTGCTCCTGAAATGTGGCTTAGTTTGGTGGATAATTGTGTAGCTGTAGATAATTACATAAATCAAGCATTTGTTTTGGCGTACTTCTGATTTTCATTAGATGAGTAACTTGTCTTTGTTTTGGCTAGCTATTATTTGTACTATTTCTGTTATGTAAGCTGTTTTTCCTGTACTAATAGATACTTGCATAAAGCAAGAGTGGTTTGTTTCTGCATAATTCTGATTTCCATTGCCATTGTCAACGACCGCTGGTTCTGATTATGATGGTTTTGGATAACCTGTCTCTGTTTCGGCTAGCAATTATTTGTACTGTCCGCTGTGTGAGCTTATTTTTGGATGGATATAACTTTTACTTCTTACCTAGGAGTAGCTGATCGGTATAGTTTGCAGCGTTTGCACTAAGCTATGGACAGTGAATTTCTAAGTTCATTTAAGTGAAGAGTTATCTCTATTTGCTTCGATTCTGTTCCTTGCAGAGCAATGCCTCAATTAAAACCAAACCCCTATAACCTGAAAGGCATGACATATCGGGCTATTGCATGCTATATTAGCCTCCAAAAATATGGTTGACTACTCTCAACCGAAAAACGGGACTAGTGTCTTTAGCAATAGCTCTGTAGTGCAGTGACAATAGCTATTAGTTTTTCTATAAGTGGCTAAGCTTTGATGGTGCACTTCTTGCATTGGCAAATTTGAGTAGCTGTTTTTGAATCAAATGTAAGTTCTTGTGTAAGATTTTGGTATCCTGAAAGTTGccaatttgtttttcttactgAATCTGATCTCTTGGAATAACAGGTTTGATGTGCTTGTTTCAGGGTTTGGCATTTCAATTGATTGATGATGTTCTTGATTTCACTGGCACATCAGCTTCCCTTGGCAAGGGCTCATTGTCTGACATTAGCCATGTAAGCTCTTATGTCTTTATGCATTTTTTAATTGCTAATGCAAATGTTTCTGGTTTGGAATAATATGCTGGAGCATGGTGGTGGTCAACGAGGCCAACCATTTTGAAGAAATTATATGCTTgttattcttgtttttggatgtgGTCAAGTAAATCTAACTAGGCGTGGTCTTGCTTGATGTCCAGCACTTCTACATTAAAAGATTTGActaaaatttgcatttttttttgttgtaattTAAGGTGCTGCTTGTTAGTGAATGGCCTAAGTTTAGTCTTCCTTGCAACCTCATTCTAAACGCGCTTAATCCTTGTATGCCTGAAGGCATTCGGTCTTTTAACTGACAAGCTCTAGAAATAGGTTTCACAAAACTTTTTGACACTTGAGGAACTTGTATAGATCAGCATTACAAGTACTAGTGATAAGGGCGCACCTGATGTGTGCAATTTAGGAACAATCACAGTATGAATATATAATATGTGCCTGCTTTCTTCATTTCTCATGGAGTGATTTCCATTGAGTTTCCTCACAGGATGAATATATAATATGTTAAATTGTTGATTAGCATTTGCAGTTGAGAAAAATGTTTGGACTTTTGGGTGCTTGCTCATTTTAGTCACATAACTAGCACGTCATTGGTTCTTTGTTGGCATTTCTGTTTTGGAACTCTGATTGAGTTACTTGgtggttttgaaaaatttattCAACTAGAACTGAAAGCTTGGTTGCCCTGCAGTTTTCCTTTATCTGTGACAATGAGGTCTAGTTCCGCCTTGAGCGAACCAAACACACCCTCTCTTTGTTTCACATGAACTGATCTCTTTGCAGGGAATAATTACTGCTCCAATATTGTTTGCTATTGAAGAGTTCCCTGAGCTGCGTTCTATAGTTGATAGGGGATTTGACAATCCCACGAACGTGGATCTTGTAAGTTCTGTGTTTTGCGTATTCATTGTGGATGTTAATGCCTGAATCTGGGACTTGAGAAATGTTTTGCTATATTTGACTCTCAACTTCTGCATGACACCTACCCTGTCATTATGGATAGGATGGGCTGACCATGGGCTGTAAATTTGAATCTTGTAGGCTCTGGAATACTTGGGAAAGAGCAAGGGAATAGAGAGAACAAGGGAGTTAGCAACAATGCATGCCAACCTTGCCTCTGCTGCGATTGATTCTCTTCCGGAGAGTGATGATGAAAATGTTCTGAAATCAAGGCGGGCTCTTGTAGAATTAACTCAAAGAGTAATTACAAGAACAAAGTAAAAATGGAGAGTAGAAAAACCAAGATGAATTTGATGGCTGTTCCagattttttgttttcttttctataCCAATGTTCACGTATCATGGGAAAGAACACACTATCAAATTCATTTCATCTGTATTCGTTCAATTTTGGCAGTTTGTTAGTTCAATAATTATTCTGAGGAAATATTCCTCACTTTGTTGCAAGGAAATTGTCCtgttaagtgtgaaaaaaaGGCAGTCACATACAGAGTTTCATTGCAACTGAATTAATTAAGGATGGAAGGGTatgaaatcaaattttgaatgcttttcGCTCTTCCGGTAGAACATATCAGATCCAGGAGCTGCAAAAGGTGCACCAAGGCCTATTGGAGCATTTGCAAATTGGATTTTCCCTTTGATCTAAAGGCACAAGTGAGATGTCGAGAGGTAATCGTATCCTCGTGGCTAGTTCTTTCAAGTGCAATTCTTCTTGTAGATGAAGCGAAATCATTAAACATTGTCCAACAAAGAGAGAGGCCATCAACTCATTGCTCATTGTAACGTCATTTTGTGTCATTTACATGTCCATTTCTTCAAGTTTATCCACCATTTGTCATGCACTATTATTATTGTTGTATCCCGCTCCTTTGCTTTCTCTCTCTTAAATCGTGTTCTAGTGTTGAAGGCATctgaatgaaagaaaaaaaaaattcctaccaaaatggccaaaaaaaagggaatgaGAGAGCAAAAATATAGAAATAAACAGAAAATATGTACATCCAAAGAATGCATCGATACCACATAGAGAAATCTATGATGTACGACAAGCAGATTACCCTCGCAAGGAGAATTGAGAATGAAGAATTTGAAGTGGCGGTTTCCATATTTTATCTTTGGGTTTTTCTAACGAGCTCTTTAATACATTTAGGTCCTGTCTGATAATTAAGGAATcggaaatggaaatggaattatagactctggttttggaattaaacttttcattccaACATGTAACTTGGTTCATACATTGGAATTAGCATTATTCCAATTCCTGATGCTTGGTTTGATGAGTGTTtcggaattaaatgcaattaaattccaaatttacccctgatataacaattcttataaaacaaagggataattgcagaaactggtaggttttgtatttaacaaaaatatgagactttGTAGATTTTGAAGTTTACGGAAGGGATATTTGAAgtgacccgccgaaccctggggataatttcataaaccaaatagCGGTCACTTTCACATAAGTCATattttcccataaaagaccagctctttatgcctttcctccattataagaacagagtactcattttttcataaacaaatttatttatcggataaaataaaaataaatccgtttttcaataaaacgctagctctttatggctttccttcattataagaacagaataaccattttcccataaataaatttatttatcgaataaaataaaaataaacccgttcttcaataaaacaccagctctttatggctttagAATGAAGGGTTACTCCCTCTTGTTTGATATATCTGAACCTCTTGTTTAATTTAAAAATCGCCACCATCATTCTTGTTTGATATATCTGAACTTTTCACATTTTTACcagtttttttcccttttttttttttctctctgtcAATTTCCTAAGGATTGATGAAATCTTTGCAGGGTCCGAATAAACCAAAGAACGAAAATCCAATCAAAAAGTTCGAAATTAAAGTTTAAAGGAATGGCAACCTCAGAAGTCGTTCTCCGGTGCCTCCCTCGTCCCTCACATCCCAATAGTCACCAAGTCTTCAGCAGTCAACATCCAAAGCTTATCACAAATACTATTGTATATAAGAACTTAAATTTTGCATCCGCGAGGGCGGAAGAAGTCAATACTCCAGGAGGGACTGGGGGTAGAGGGCGGCCGCCGCCGAGGGAAGTGGGAGCTATCGGGTGGTGGAATATGAGGAGAGCAAAGGAATATCAATTGGGAGTGCAGCGTGTGACGGAGAAAAAGAGAGGGTAGATCCGTCATAAATGTTATCTGAGGGAATAAGTTGatggttttgtccaaaacctcTCAATTTGCTCGGAAAtgattttttagaaatgattcCAAAAATTGCATTCTAATAGGCTTAACTCAAGCAACAAATAAGGGGTTTATTTCATTCTGTGATTCCCAAACCCTTTAACCAAGCAGCCCctaaatttaatagatttaggtcttaatatattcaaatcgtttgataataaaaaattgaacacttgcattaattaagtggcaatgaattttttagacaaaatttactcccaaaattaagtgataagttattcacttaacactgaatgtgatatgtactcaaatgtattagatttaatacttaacaattcaaataatttaatggattcagaattcagaatttagatttcaaatttcagttttatcaaacggtgCCTTAGTGTTCACCTAACCTAtcatatatctatatatatatatatatacacacacacacacatactaacaattattattctTTCTTGTATTTTTATACTTTTCCTATTTAATTTTGCCTACCCttccttgtatttatttatttttcctaattaatcttatattttcaaaaatataacacTTGAAATATGTCCTATGAACCAATGGCCTTTTGGGCTGTTGGCAACCACCAAAGACTTTTAAGTCTTGGTGGGGTGGAAAATCAAGGGTTCAAACCTTACCTTCCATCAATGTGCCACTAtatgtggctttttctaaattCATACGGGTGCATAGTGCATCCGTTTGATCTGATAGTAGTTCAATCTCCGTTGGTTTCTCTAGACCCCGTTGGGCCTCTCCCCTCCCCCCAGTATAGGTTAGAGTAAGAGTAAGAGTAAGTAGGTTAGACTATGGTGGTTCAGTTTCCGTGGTTTCTCTAGGTTCCGTTGGATCTCCCTCCACACATTATAGGTTCGAGTAGGTCTAGGAGTAGGCTATATTAACTGTTGCTGTCtgataaaaatatataaatgccCTATGAGCTAACCGTTTATCTTTTTGATTGGGTGGTTTAATTAGGTTAAACGGACATATAGATTTTACTAAATTGATTAACTTGTATTTTCTCAAATTAGTTAGTACTTCTTTCTTGGTTACTCCCAAAGTCTCATCTTGGTTCAACTTGCAACTTTATGTTACTTCAGTCAGTGCATTACCAAATACTGGAATATATTACTATTATCTTCATATCACAAGTCAAGTGCCATCCATATATTGGGCAACTAACATGATGAACAAAGGAATGCTCATCCCATTAACCACAGTTCAAGAATACACCATCCAGTAACAGTTAAAAGAACCCTTGACAGTCTCCCCTCTTCCATGATATCCAAAACCTCAATTTAGTTTCATttaagaggaaaagaaagaaggacaGCCAAACTAAACAGCCAGTTATCACACATGACTTGACATAATACTAACTGCAGACCATTCCTGTGGAAAATTACACAATTAAACGTTCTACCTAAGTGATCCACAGCAAAACTTATAAATTTGTCAGATGATATGTAAATGCTGATGTGAATAAATGAATGGAATCATTGCATGAGATGCATCCATCTAGGACAATGCAGTTTCTTGCAAACTTCAAATAGGTCTGCCATCTGCGGCAGCCGTATGTGATAGTGTTGTATCATCAAAGCAAATTAAAAGCAGTAGTTACTGAATTTAATTACTTGTCTGAATCTCCTGCCAAGAATTGGAACCTTCATTTGAATGGCTCATATTTCATTGTCTTGGCAATGAATTGCATTAAATTTGATGCTTCACTTGTCGGTCTCCAATTTGACCATTCCCCTATTGAATTACCTCCAATTCAGGTACTTGCCAATAAAAATGCTCATAAATCATTTGTGAATCAGGATAGACAAATttacgcaaaaaaaaaaaaataataattttggACCTTTTCGTTTgcatttgtttggattgtatttttctagacttttttttttgtagaaaaattactgtagcgatttgatatgtgtgagataaaaagatgagtgaaaaatgtgttcacacAATACGTAACAatttttcaatccaaacacaccaagtttttgaaatttgaagttcATATAGGGCAAATAAAACATCTCATCTTTGAATTACTATTCTTTGttatatatatctatatttttattcttcttcagttcttgcaattggtcaaacttcATTGAGTAGAGGTCGCTTGATAACATCACATAATGCGATGCAACCCACAAATGATGCATTACAGAAATCTCTAACAGAATAATGCTATTTCCTTGCATGTTTAATGCTTTTGTCTTATTTAATACGTACATTTCTCTCAAAACATAAGACAAAAACACAACAGACAAAAATAATATTGAATAGCTAGCAGAAACATGGTTGGAAATAGCATAATTGCTGATTCTACGacctattatatatatataaaaaaaaataatattggCTGATATGGACTTTTAATTTGCTGAAATTGATGATGATCCATCAATAACACAGAGAATTTCTCCCCGGGCCTCCATAGTAAAAATTAGTGCCCCATTCGTTGTTGTTGGAGCTCCTGATATTGTAGCAGTTGCTATTCTCAGCCAGTGTTGAAATGGCTTGGGCTGAGCTCAGACTGTTGTCTGAATCCACAACCTCCAGGTTTCGAAAATAACTTGCTTTCCCAAAACCTTCATCTGCAAAATGACCCGAGCCCATTTGGGTGGATGTGTGTTCTCCATTTGGCCTTGAATTGACCACCTCACCTCCCCACTCCACCATGGTCGCCCTGTCTGCTAAGTGTGTGAATAGTTCAGTTGGCCAGTAACCTACCAATGTGTTGTCACCAAAACCCATCCACCAATTCCCTAGCTTTGGGTCctgtttttggtcaaaattagcaAGTTATTGTTAATAACACTGCTAATAGTATATTGATTTTGACACGTTTGCTCCTATACgtaatatgtatgtatgtgtgtgtgtatgcaTGCGTGACACTCGTGTCGTGCACGAACTTGTGTGTATACGACACGACATTGGatatatttatttaaaagtATGCCATTTCacttaatcttttttttttctagtacTAGAGGGTTTAAATCAAACGGAAAAGAGAGAGTAAAATGGACCTTCCAAATGAGTATAGTGATGTCATATTGATTGGCATTAGCTAAGGAGATAGGAGAAATGGCAGCACCAATGGCAATCCTACTATTTGTCTGCACAAATCCTGAGCAGAGAAGGTTGTAGCATCCGGTTGCCTGGTATGCATCACTCTGTAAAATGTACAACTGAGAGTCAAATTAACCCCCCTCTTAAAGGAATTGAAGGAGGGAAGGTTCCCTTAAGTCCTGACATTTTTAATAACCCTCTACTGAGATACCCTTTTAGCTATTTCTTGCATTGAATTGTAATTTGGCCACTGCAAACTATAAGAGtttattttccaatgaaaatatGGAGCAGGCAACAGAAGCAATCAAGCCATGAAAACTAAGGGGCAGTGAAAATGGTTGGTTGTACTGCTGCTACTCTACTGGCTTGCATGCTTTTCAAACGGGAGTTGCATGTAAATTTGAGCCTAGTCTTTTTGGTGGCACAAAATTTGGAGCTATATATCAAGATGGTACTTAACAACATGTACAATAACGGAAAGCAAGAaggaaatggaaagaaagagaagattGGACCCCCAATTATTTGTTGTTGTTCCTTGTTCCCGAGAGGGAGAGAATCCTTAGCAT
Encoded proteins:
- the LOC113783540 gene encoding solanesyl-diphosphate synthase 1, mitochondrial isoform X3, producing MVVAEVPKLASAAEYFFKIGAEGKRFRPTVLLLMATAIDAPILRPLPDTTVDTLPMELRTRQQCVAEITEMIHVASLLHDDVLDDADTRRGVGSLNFVMGNKLAVLAGDFLLSRACVALASLKNTEVVSLLARVVEHLVTGETMQMTTTSEQRCSMEYYMQKTYYKTASLISNSCKAIALLAGQTAEVAMLAYDYGKNLGLAFQLIDDVLDFTGTSASLGKGSLSDISHGIITAPILFAIEEFPELRSIVDRGFDNPTNVDLALEYLGKSKGIERTRELATMHANLASAAIDSLPESDDENVLKSRRALVELTQRVITRTK